In Ktedonobacteraceae bacterium, the genomic window GACGTTGCCTTCTGTGCTCGTCGCGCTGTGACGTCATTGAAGGTCGAGTAACCGACCACAGCAGCGAGAGCCTCTTCGGCAGTGGCGTCAACCAGTGGCGCCCCGATCCAGGCGACGACCTCGCCTTCCCAGTCGAGGCCTTCTTCGTTGGAGGGAACAGGAATTTTGGCACCGTCGACACTCAACGACGCCGGCCACCGCGCGAACAGGGTGGGGATCTCGGGCAATTGCGTGTCCCGGTACGTGCCCTCATTTACATGGTCAAGATAATTGAGGCCCACGCAAAGGACTCGGGCGCTTTTGACGACCGGAGGGACAAGCTCGACATGCTCGACCTGAAACGTGGGTCCAGTGGGGCCAGCAGCGATAAACGCGTGCGGGGACGCCCAAAAATCTTCGACCTCTGCAAAGACCACGACCTCGGTGCCGTTCGAGCTGAGAGCACCGACGAGAACAGTTCCATCATCCTGTTTGAGGCCAACGATCCGCATATTCTCTCCATTCCTCATATGTTCAATGCCTACCTCTTCGCTCGAATGACGAGCATGCTGGCCGGCAGGTTTGTGCGGTTCTCGACGGTACGCAGCGTGCCGGCCGTAAAGTGGACCGAGTCGTATGCGCCAAGTGTTTCTTCGACCCCGTC contains:
- a CDS encoding fumarylacetoacetate hydrolase family protein, which encodes MRIVGLKQDDGTVLVGALSSNGTEVVVFAEVEDFWASPHAFIAAGPTGPTFQVEHVELVPPVVKSARVLCVGLNYLDHVNEGTYRDTQLPEIPTLFARWPASLSVDGAKIPVPSNEEGLDWEGEVVAWIGAPLVDATAEEALAAVVGYSTFNDVTARRAQKATSQWIMGKNGDRSGPIGPMVPVAEVGDLRDGLQIETRVNGEVVQQGNTAQMIYGVGETLAHISKSFTIHRGDLLATGTPSGVGYARTPPWLLHPGDVVEVEIERLGILTNHIVDNTHRRLTADSVSLTSNSRPTGANHGI